One window of Candidatus Tokpelaia hoelldoblerii genomic DNA carries:
- a CDS encoding Salicylate hydroxylase (bhsal07960), which yields MIAPQQPVCISGAGIAGMAAALALAGKGVKVQLFEKATQLSEVGAGVQIGPNATAQLNEWGVLDSVYTHAVEPEHLALRDGTSGKSLVEMDLYNTAYKRWGIADEQQRSPYFTIHRADLQSALYEGIKQDPLIDCRFGHEIVSYSGSAEAGFSLEVSHGETTETIQAPLLIGCDGVWSKMRARLGEKSVFSGYVAWRATIDATSLPLSFLNLINRQAVTAWMGPEGHFVTYPLRKGKIFNFVLITEGENIGETWSKKGDTAKLLHYFKGWNTALADIIKAGGWTWWPLFKMPTVRFLGPDNEIFLGDASHAVTPFAAQGAAMALEDAAALAETVVRQDVPLLQALKLFDTERQKRLKAVARRGDFNRCVYHASGPVAFARNLVMKLRPADSFLSDLDWLYGYDSTAFVKEKGLLNG from the coding sequence GCCTGTTTGTATTTCCGGTGCGGGAATTGCCGGTATGGCGGCCGCTCTCGCTTTGGCCGGCAAGGGTGTCAAGGTTCAGCTTTTTGAGAAAGCCACACAGCTTTCAGAAGTTGGCGCCGGAGTGCAGATCGGCCCGAACGCCACGGCGCAGCTGAATGAATGGGGGGTGCTGGATAGCGTCTATACTCATGCGGTAGAACCGGAACACCTCGCCCTTCGTGACGGCACAAGCGGCAAATCGCTGGTGGAGATGGATTTATATAACACAGCGTATAAACGCTGGGGCATTGCGGATGAACAGCAACGTTCACCTTATTTCACCATCCATCGGGCTGATCTGCAAAGTGCGCTCTATGAAGGCATAAAACAGGACCCGCTGATTGACTGCCGGTTCGGTCATGAAATTGTTTCTTATAGCGGTTCGGCAGAAGCCGGTTTTTCGCTTGAGGTTTCGCATGGTGAGACAACAGAAACAATACAAGCGCCCCTGTTGATCGGTTGCGATGGCGTATGGTCAAAAATGCGCGCGCGGCTTGGGGAAAAGTCCGTTTTCAGCGGCTATGTCGCCTGGCGGGCCACGATAGATGCAACCAGCCTGCCCCTCTCTTTTCTCAACCTCATCAACCGGCAGGCGGTGACAGCATGGATGGGGCCTGAAGGGCATTTTGTCACTTATCCTCTGCGCAAGGGCAAGATTTTTAATTTCGTTCTGATTACAGAGGGCGAAAACATTGGTGAAACCTGGTCAAAAAAGGGCGATACAGCAAAACTTCTCCACTATTTCAAGGGCTGGAATACGGCCCTTGCGGATATTATCAAAGCCGGCGGCTGGACCTGGTGGCCGCTGTTCAAAATGCCGACAGTTCGTTTTCTAGGGCCGGATAATGAAATTTTCCTCGGCGACGCCTCCCACGCTGTTACGCCTTTTGCCGCGCAAGGGGCGGCCATGGCGCTTGAAGACGCTGCCGCACTGGCGGAAACAGTTGTACGGCAGGACGTGCCGTTACTTCAGGCGTTGAAACTTTTTGATACCGAGCGGCAGAAGCGCCTCAAAGCCGTGGCCCGGCGCGGTGATTTCAACCGTTGTGTCTATCACGCCAGCGGCCCGGTAGCGTTCGCGCGCAATCTGGTCATGAAACTGCGCCCCGCAGACAGTTTCCTCTCTGACCTTGACTGGCTCTATGGTTATGACAGCACCGCTTTTGTAAAAGAAAAGGGACTGCTCAACGGATAG